A region of Salinibacter sp. 10B DNA encodes the following proteins:
- a CDS encoding AsmA-like C-terminal region-containing protein → MTDAADASSDSSPSLLRRIAIWGGSILGGLFVLILVAALLIPQFFTSEELKGYVIPPMEEATGRQVEIDNIGLRVLWTPAVSVSGFRLANREGYGPEPGVEAQELNVEVALWPLLTGAIEPSAVELVDPVIRYEIAEDGSTNFEDLMGGDTTEAAAEEDEAVLSIPVSNFRTTGAQVRYRDRSTGQALELDFDAQLSALPDGNALTSAGTIDVQALRAVLPDVREDTLSVTDATITYDVRAALADGQIDLSDLTIETAPITVSTTGAVTRLNTRPAVDLTVETREADLAQLAAFAPAAAGEGLNPQGSLQLKTTIQGPLPDSTGAMDSLAVDGTGQLSGIGVDYQGRALLRDFSADLALSLQEAAVRSMQGQLLGADLSGNVAVGDPMGTPQVDLDLETGAMNLADLAAFAPPEQVEGYNPQGTLQLAIKATGPIPEDTEGMDQLTVDGTGQLAGVGVDYDGTAMLRELGADLSFSSTTAAVQGLKGQLLGKPLEGTVTIRDPLGSPAVDGRLAGAADIAELASLAGEDAEMEGLRGTADYDVQFVGPVDTPDAIRPNGRIRLTEFRYPYEGFRHPVEIPDATVRLTGTGLSMDRFTIQTGEQSMALQTTVRNLFPISKGLAETNPAMAVDFAFTSDRLDLVELYPEATGDTSEVYYSQLFAATLSGSKVNGRSPEAVAKKLYGGTELPAYAVDGDVEIATFLNDPQRVDNLAFDVQMRDRRLEMRNLSGTTYEGQLAGSITFDQSGSATSAARSTRESVLLASTTGGAAPMPPASDLDYDIRLKGARAGAFLEDWTTLGRVVNGTLDLEMNGDTPLTEGFLPVANALTAKGTSIVANGGLSLNLGAVKMLTDKLGLGSALTSFKRFGGPFTIENGTLEMGTWEMGGASTNARLSGALGLGGSVDVEMRMDLPLTALQKSNIPGLVGGKVTSLVQKLAGGDVGSNTIPVRVQVGGTMSDPTVEVVDKEAVRSAIQKMVKEEGLNRVRNLFDGG, encoded by the coding sequence ATGACCGACGCCGCCGACGCCTCGTCCGACTCGTCGCCTTCGCTGCTCCGCCGCATTGCCATTTGGGGCGGGAGCATTCTGGGTGGGCTCTTCGTCCTGATCCTGGTCGCCGCACTGCTAATCCCCCAGTTTTTTACCTCCGAGGAGCTGAAGGGCTACGTCATTCCGCCGATGGAGGAGGCCACCGGGCGGCAGGTGGAGATCGACAACATCGGGCTTCGCGTCCTGTGGACGCCTGCCGTATCCGTCTCGGGCTTTCGCCTCGCCAACCGGGAGGGGTACGGCCCGGAGCCGGGCGTGGAGGCACAGGAGTTGAACGTGGAAGTCGCTCTCTGGCCGCTCCTCACCGGCGCCATCGAGCCGTCGGCCGTGGAGCTGGTCGACCCGGTCATCCGCTACGAGATTGCGGAGGACGGGAGCACGAACTTCGAGGACCTGATGGGGGGTGACACGACGGAGGCCGCGGCCGAAGAGGACGAGGCGGTGCTTTCCATTCCCGTCTCCAACTTCCGCACCACGGGGGCGCAGGTGCGCTATCGGGATCGCAGCACCGGGCAGGCGCTGGAGCTCGACTTCGACGCCCAGCTCAGTGCGCTTCCCGACGGCAACGCCCTCACCAGCGCGGGCACGATCGACGTGCAGGCCCTTCGCGCCGTGCTGCCGGATGTGCGGGAGGACACGTTGTCGGTGACGGACGCTACGATCACGTACGACGTGCGGGCGGCGCTGGCGGACGGGCAGATCGATCTGTCGGACCTCACGATCGAGACGGCACCCATTACCGTGAGCACCACCGGCGCCGTGACGCGTCTCAACACGCGTCCGGCGGTGGACCTGACCGTGGAGACGCGGGAGGCCGACCTTGCCCAGCTGGCGGCGTTTGCCCCGGCGGCCGCCGGGGAGGGCCTCAACCCGCAGGGTTCGCTCCAGCTCAAGACGACGATTCAGGGGCCGCTCCCCGACAGCACCGGGGCAATGGACAGTCTCGCGGTCGACGGCACGGGACAGCTCTCTGGCATCGGCGTCGACTATCAGGGCAGAGCGCTCCTCCGCGACTTCTCGGCGGACCTGGCGCTATCCCTGCAGGAGGCGGCCGTCCGATCCATGCAGGGGCAGCTCCTCGGCGCTGATCTCAGCGGAAATGTCGCCGTCGGGGATCCGATGGGCACGCCGCAGGTCGACCTCGACCTCGAAACCGGTGCGATGAATCTGGCGGACCTCGCGGCGTTTGCTCCGCCCGAGCAGGTGGAGGGCTACAATCCGCAGGGGACGCTCCAGCTTGCGATCAAGGCGACGGGGCCGATTCCAGAGGACACGGAGGGGATGGATCAGCTGACGGTCGACGGTACTGGGCAGTTGGCGGGTGTGGGCGTCGACTATGACGGCACGGCGATGCTGCGTGAGCTGGGGGCCGACCTCTCGTTCTCCTCCACGACCGCTGCGGTACAGGGCCTCAAAGGGCAGCTTCTCGGCAAACCGCTGGAGGGCACCGTCACGATCCGCGATCCGCTGGGGAGCCCCGCGGTAGACGGGCGGCTGGCCGGCGCGGCGGACATTGCGGAGCTTGCCTCCCTGGCGGGCGAAGACGCGGAAATGGAGGGCCTACGCGGCACGGCCGACTACGACGTGCAGTTTGTCGGGCCGGTGGACACTCCCGACGCCATCCGGCCCAACGGCCGGATTCGGCTCACGGAATTCCGATATCCCTACGAGGGATTCCGGCACCCCGTCGAGATTCCGGATGCCACCGTACGGCTCACCGGCACGGGCCTTTCGATGGACCGGTTCACGATTCAAACCGGCGAGCAATCGATGGCGCTGCAGACGACCGTTCGCAACCTCTTCCCGATCTCGAAGGGGCTGGCCGAGACCAACCCCGCGATGGCTGTCGACTTTGCCTTCACGTCCGACCGTCTCGACCTCGTGGAGCTGTATCCGGAAGCGACTGGGGACACCTCGGAGGTCTACTACTCGCAACTCTTCGCCGCCACACTCTCCGGTTCAAAGGTGAACGGACGATCGCCGGAGGCCGTCGCGAAGAAGCTGTACGGCGGCACCGAGCTTCCGGCCTACGCCGTGGACGGAGATGTCGAGATCGCGACCTTCCTCAACGATCCGCAGCGCGTGGACAATCTCGCGTTCGACGTGCAGATGCGCGACCGGCGGTTGGAGATGCGCAACCTGTCAGGGACCACGTATGAGGGACAGCTCGCCGGATCGATCACGTTTGACCAGAGCGGGTCGGCCACGAGTGCGGCCCGCTCCACGAGGGAGTCGGTGCTGCTGGCCTCCACGACCGGCGGCGCTGCCCCGATGCCCCCCGCGTCCGACCTCGACTACGACATTCGGCTCAAAGGGGCGCGGGCCGGGGCCTTTCTGGAGGACTGGACCACGCTCGGGCGCGTCGTCAACGGCACACTCGATCTCGAAATGAACGGCGACACTCCTCTCACGGAGGGTTTCCTGCCCGTGGCGAACGCGCTTACGGCCAAGGGCACGTCCATTGTGGCCAACGGGGGCCTCTCACTGAACCTCGGCGCCGTGAAGATGCTCACCGACAAGCTCGGCCTCGGCTCTGCTTTGACCTCCTTCAAGCGATTCGGTGGGCCCTTTACCATTGAGAACGGCACGCTGGAGATGGGGACGTGGGAGATGGGCGGCGCGTCCACGAACGCACGCCTCTCCGGAGCGCTCGGCCTTGGCGGCAGTGTGGACGTGGAGATGCGGATGGACCTGCCGCTGACGGCCCTGCAGAAGAGCAACATTCCGGGCCTCGTGGGGGGCAAAGTCACGAGCCTCGTGCAGAAGCTGGCCGGCGGGGATGTGGGTAGTAACACGATCCCCGTGCGCGTTCAGGTGGGGGGTACGATGAGCGATCCGACCGTAGAGGTTGTGGACAAGGAGGCCGTACGCTCCGCCATTCAGAAGATGGTGAAGGAGGAAGGGCTCAACCGCGTGCGGAATCTGTTTGATGGGGGGTAA
- a CDS encoding Gfo/Idh/MocA family oxidoreductase yields the protein MSHSPSRRDFLKRAGSALAVSTIGFPSVLLPNRDRTIGVALCGLGSYAGGQLAPGLQKTEHCELRGIVTGSPEKIPRWQQRYDIPDANVYSYETLPDIADNDDIDVVYIVTPTGVHARDAIKAAKAGKHVWCEKPMAMNEEECQAVIDAADANNVQLTIGYRLQHEPNNRTVMRYAEEETYGAVTEVKAGAGYDGAHPDPDNWRRDAELGGGALYDMGVYSINAARYATGLEPVAVTGRTWSERDDMYSEVPEFAEFTLEFPGGVTATGETSFGKSTNYLDVTYTDGWCRLRPYQSYSGVQGETSDGTQLRPSGRDQQARQMDDDARAIKNGEAPLVPGEEGLADIRIVNAIMESSEKDGARIEL from the coding sequence ATGTCTCACTCTCCCTCCCGACGCGACTTTCTGAAACGAGCGGGTTCGGCTCTAGCCGTTTCCACCATCGGCTTCCCCTCCGTCCTTTTGCCGAATCGGGACCGGACGATTGGGGTGGCGCTCTGCGGGCTGGGCAGCTACGCCGGCGGACAGTTGGCGCCGGGGCTGCAGAAGACGGAGCACTGCGAACTGCGCGGCATCGTCACCGGCTCGCCCGAAAAGATTCCGCGGTGGCAGCAGCGGTACGACATTCCGGACGCGAACGTTTACAGCTACGAGACGCTGCCGGACATCGCCGACAACGACGACATTGACGTGGTGTACATCGTCACGCCGACGGGCGTGCACGCACGAGACGCGATCAAGGCCGCAAAGGCGGGCAAGCACGTCTGGTGTGAGAAGCCAATGGCGATGAACGAGGAGGAGTGCCAGGCCGTCATCGACGCGGCGGACGCGAACAACGTGCAGCTTACCATCGGCTACCGGCTGCAGCACGAGCCCAACAACCGCACCGTCATGCGTTACGCGGAAGAGGAAACGTACGGCGCCGTGACGGAGGTGAAGGCGGGCGCGGGCTACGATGGCGCGCACCCTGATCCGGACAACTGGCGGCGGGACGCAGAGCTTGGCGGCGGCGCCCTCTACGACATGGGCGTCTATTCCATCAACGCCGCCCGGTACGCGACGGGCCTGGAGCCGGTGGCCGTGACCGGCCGCACGTGGTCCGAGCGGGACGACATGTACAGCGAGGTGCCCGAGTTTGCCGAGTTTACGCTGGAGTTTCCTGGCGGCGTCACGGCCACGGGCGAAACCAGCTTCGGCAAATCGACGAACTATCTCGATGTGACGTACACCGACGGCTGGTGCCGGCTGCGGCCGTACCAGTCCTACTCCGGCGTGCAGGGTGAGACCAGCGACGGCACGCAGCTCCGACCCAGTGGTCGCGACCAGCAGGCCCGTCAGATGGACGACGACGCCCGTGCGATCAAGAACGGCGAAGCGCCCCTCGTGCCCGGCGAGGAGGGCCTAGCCGACATTCGGATCGTGAACGCGATCATGGAGTCATCGGAGAAGGACGGGGCGCGGATCGAGCTCTAG
- a CDS encoding serine hydrolase: protein MHHSVPLPRSLRAQFRVGLAVALSLCFYVTAVQAQEEGRTVTWRAHPPTTHGFDAAALAEAAALAEEIAPPLTSLLVARGDTTVAEIYFGTGGPNRGSNLKSASKSVLSALTGIAIEEGALSGLNQPIGPLFPALLANAPRKQRITIRNLLTQQAGLESTSFGNYGAWVTSRDWVANALQRPMVDRRGGEMIYSTGNTHILGAAIAEATGQSLRAYAQDRLFDPLGMRIRSWQRSPVGRYFGGNNMSLTPRGMLRFGQLYLNDGRFDGQQVLSPDWITLSWKTYVLSTYRNHQYGYLWFTHWFGGERVAFAWGYGGQYIFVVPRLDLVVVCTSALGDRPPGSDNHNTQILRLLGKHIIPAARGPGVFDAWPPLSQPIIGW, encoded by the coding sequence GTGCATCACTCCGTTCCCCTTCCCCGCAGTCTCCGGGCCCAATTCAGAGTCGGGCTCGCCGTTGCCCTCAGTCTTTGCTTCTACGTAACCGCCGTACAGGCACAGGAGGAGGGGCGAACCGTCACCTGGCGCGCCCATCCGCCCACAACACACGGATTCGACGCGGCCGCCCTTGCCGAGGCGGCGGCCCTTGCCGAGGAGATCGCTCCGCCCCTCACTAGTCTCCTCGTTGCCCGCGGCGACACGACGGTCGCGGAGATCTACTTCGGTACTGGCGGACCCAATCGTGGATCAAACCTCAAGTCTGCCAGCAAGAGTGTGCTCAGCGCCCTCACGGGCATTGCCATCGAAGAGGGAGCGCTCTCAGGTCTCAACCAGCCCATCGGCCCCCTCTTTCCGGCGTTGCTGGCCAACGCTCCCCGTAAGCAACGAATCACCATTCGCAACCTGCTCACGCAGCAGGCCGGACTGGAGTCGACGAGCTTCGGGAATTACGGCGCCTGGGTGACAAGCCGCGACTGGGTCGCGAATGCGCTGCAACGCCCGATGGTGGACCGGCGCGGCGGGGAGATGATTTACAGTACCGGCAACACGCACATTCTAGGGGCCGCGATCGCAGAGGCAACGGGGCAGTCGCTCCGAGCCTACGCGCAAGACCGACTCTTCGACCCGCTCGGCATGCGCATCCGGAGCTGGCAGCGCTCACCGGTGGGCCGCTACTTCGGCGGCAACAACATGTCGCTCACGCCGCGAGGGATGCTCCGGTTCGGGCAACTGTACCTGAACGACGGTCGGTTCGACGGACAGCAGGTGCTCTCCCCAGACTGGATCACGCTCTCTTGGAAGACCTACGTGCTGTCGACGTACCGCAATCATCAGTACGGCTACCTCTGGTTCACGCACTGGTTTGGTGGCGAGCGCGTGGCGTTCGCGTGGGGGTACGGCGGACAGTACATTTTCGTCGTGCCTCGGCTGGATCTCGTCGTGGTCTGCACGTCCGCTCTCGGCGATCGCCCGCCCGGCAGCGACAATCACAACACGCAGATCCTCCGTCTGCTGGGCAAACACATCATCCCGGCGGCCCGCGGTCCTGGGGTCTTCGATGCCTGGCCGCCGCTTTCACAACCCATTATCGGGTGGTAG
- a CDS encoding DUF5916 domain-containing protein, protein MPSVPAPSLLLYFALSASLCVPGHVWAQQTAADQERSTVEATPASEIRVDGRLQETAWTEATSISDFRQFEPDEGAAATHRTDVRVLYGEDHLYVGARMHDQDPSRVQATMGRRDEWNRADWFLISIDSDLDRRQAFAFGVSAAGVQLDATRSSGGQGGGGGGALFPRGLDTSWDAVWYSDVRLTSEGWMAELKIPYSMLRFSSAETQRWGIHFTRTIPRLGEQAEWPLVPREERTNLVSQFGYVTGITGIESRRNVQVRPYTLSRARAEESEQVPGTAEWDRTFDVGGDVKVGLGPNSILDVTVNPDFGQVESDPAVLNLSAFETFFDEKRPFFVEGINKFEFSAGPGELLYTRRIGAQAPIVGAAKFSGRTEGDLSYGVLGATTGQSFDPTRHYGVARLKQQLGRYSSVGGIVTGMSAPREETPDRRSSLTGGADWDLRFGDNRYGVEGFAAFTHLRPAPAEQDSRAGAAGKTWLRKRQGDWTGFVGLDVFGDQFNPNDLGQLRENNMVVMLASVEHNINGGESFGPFQRASVRTFNTQSFSYQNGLNQGLSLEVGTNWVLRGFQRIEVSAEAENPFGGYDLYETRGLGPWAEPAQAKVEAEFTTDSRRSWEIEPEAGFTMIEDGGRSYAAGLRGNVDVGTRLSLSANVEAEWERSVTAWSANEALRRTDGGWQIGTEARRTPARYLSLGPNQLDQTLQGVEPITTSPRRYFVPVFGERDTRSIDVTTRGTITFTPQLSLQLYGQLFVAQGTYDRFQILQDRDTLVPLDAYPKQNEFAIQSLQSNSVLRWQYRPGSTIFLVWTHGRRANPSANPLARRDRSLYERSFRDHVADALDLFPRNTFTLKVSYTFLR, encoded by the coding sequence ATGCCTTCCGTTCCTGCTCCGTCCCTTCTACTTTACTTTGCCCTCTCCGCCAGCCTGTGCGTTCCAGGCCACGTGTGGGCACAACAGACCGCCGCCGACCAGGAGCGCTCCACGGTGGAGGCCACACCGGCCTCCGAGATCCGCGTCGACGGTCGTCTGCAGGAGACTGCCTGGACGGAAGCCACTTCGATCAGCGACTTCCGTCAATTTGAGCCCGACGAGGGCGCGGCGGCCACCCACCGGACCGACGTACGGGTTCTCTACGGCGAGGACCATCTTTACGTCGGGGCCCGGATGCACGACCAAGACCCGAGTCGCGTTCAGGCTACGATGGGCCGACGTGATGAATGGAACCGGGCGGACTGGTTTCTAATTTCGATCGACTCAGACCTGGACCGACGTCAGGCCTTTGCTTTCGGGGTGAGTGCGGCAGGTGTGCAGCTCGACGCCACGCGCTCCAGCGGAGGCCAGGGGGGAGGTGGAGGCGGTGCCCTGTTCCCCAGAGGCCTCGATACGTCCTGGGATGCCGTGTGGTACAGTGACGTCCGCCTCACCTCGGAGGGATGGATGGCAGAGCTCAAAATCCCTTACAGCATGCTGCGCTTCTCTAGCGCCGAGACCCAGCGCTGGGGCATCCACTTCACCCGCACGATTCCACGACTCGGAGAGCAGGCCGAATGGCCGCTCGTGCCCCGGGAGGAGCGCACCAATCTCGTGTCTCAGTTTGGCTACGTGACGGGCATCACGGGAATCGAATCCCGCCGCAACGTGCAGGTGCGCCCCTACACGCTCAGCCGGGCCCGCGCCGAGGAAAGCGAACAGGTTCCAGGCACGGCCGAGTGGGACCGCACCTTCGACGTGGGTGGCGACGTGAAGGTGGGGCTAGGACCGAACTCGATCCTGGACGTGACTGTCAACCCAGACTTCGGGCAGGTCGAGTCGGATCCGGCTGTACTCAATCTTTCCGCCTTCGAGACATTTTTCGACGAGAAGCGCCCGTTTTTCGTGGAGGGGATCAACAAGTTCGAATTTAGCGCCGGTCCCGGAGAGCTGCTCTACACTCGCCGTATCGGCGCGCAGGCCCCTATTGTGGGTGCGGCCAAGTTCTCAGGACGGACGGAGGGGGACCTCTCGTACGGTGTCCTTGGGGCGACCACGGGGCAGAGTTTTGACCCCACGCGGCACTACGGCGTGGCCCGGCTCAAGCAGCAACTCGGGCGCTACTCAAGTGTCGGCGGCATCGTTACTGGGATGTCCGCTCCGAGAGAAGAGACGCCGGACCGACGGAGCAGCCTCACCGGTGGGGCCGACTGGGACCTCCGGTTCGGGGACAATCGCTACGGCGTGGAGGGATTCGCCGCCTTTACCCACCTCCGCCCTGCACCGGCGGAACAGGACTCGAGGGCCGGAGCGGCCGGGAAAACGTGGCTTCGCAAGCGACAGGGCGACTGGACCGGCTTCGTTGGGCTGGATGTCTTCGGGGATCAGTTCAATCCGAACGACCTCGGTCAGCTACGGGAGAACAACATGGTCGTGATGCTCGCCTCCGTCGAACACAACATCAACGGCGGAGAGTCCTTCGGCCCGTTTCAGCGGGCGAGCGTGCGCACCTTCAATACGCAGTCCTTTTCCTATCAAAACGGCCTCAATCAGGGACTGAGTCTTGAGGTGGGGACCAATTGGGTGCTCCGAGGCTTCCAGCGGATTGAGGTATCCGCAGAAGCGGAGAACCCCTTTGGTGGATACGACCTGTATGAGACACGAGGCCTCGGCCCCTGGGCAGAGCCGGCTCAGGCCAAGGTCGAAGCGGAGTTTACGACGGACAGCCGCCGCAGCTGGGAGATCGAACCCGAGGCGGGATTCACGATGATAGAGGACGGCGGGCGTAGCTACGCGGCAGGGCTCCGAGGCAACGTCGACGTGGGCACGCGTCTCTCGCTCTCGGCGAACGTGGAGGCAGAATGGGAGCGGAGCGTGACGGCCTGGTCGGCCAACGAGGCACTCCGCCGGACAGACGGAGGATGGCAAATCGGCACGGAGGCCCGCCGCACCCCTGCACGCTACCTCTCCCTCGGCCCGAATCAACTCGACCAAACCCTCCAAGGGGTTGAGCCTATCACCACAAGTCCGCGTCGGTACTTCGTTCCCGTCTTCGGAGAACGAGATACCCGGTCCATCGACGTCACGACGCGAGGAACGATCACGTTCACGCCTCAGCTTTCCCTGCAGCTCTACGGCCAGCTCTTCGTCGCCCAGGGAACCTACGATCGCTTCCAAATCCTGCAGGACCGCGACACGCTCGTTCCACTTGACGCCTATCCAAAGCAGAACGAGTTTGCCATTCAGAGCCTGCAGTCCAATTCGGTACTCCGATGGCAGTACCGCCCCGGCTCGACGATCTTCCTGGTGTGGACGCACGGGCGGCGCGCGAACCCCAGCGCGAACCCGCTCGCCCGCCGGGATCGGTCGCTCTACGAGCGCTCTTTCCGGGATCACGTCGCCGACGCGCTGGACCTCTTCCCGCGCAACACCTTCACCTTGAAGGTGAGCTACACCTTCCTCCGATAA